One genomic window of Boudabousia tangfeifanii includes the following:
- a CDS encoding PfkB family carbohydrate kinase, translating to MESVATTEGAPRLVSTASALLTLPMHVPHLPAEGTSVTASSSSALVGDGFVVAASARRQGVAVSHASPLGTGANSHAVRAALIEENIDLAVEDMVGDTGMSISLIQSDGLMTTVRSPGVEADPQLSDLRRVEVKPGDCVYISGVDLAGPGSGWVLSRWAEELPEGVKLALSLGGAIEDVPLELLHTVFSKTTLLTMNVRQGNVLTRRFNGEDPLEVCRRLLPPEAAIVWRRGAEGSIFQEHANAPLRQTPAFLRPRVDTTGVGDTHTGVLIANLLLGKPMAEAVLRANIAAAIAVSKFGTAVCPEADQIDRIILHEGLDAEAMAVVYQP from the coding sequence ATGGAAAGCGTTGCCACAACTGAAGGCGCTCCTCGGCTGGTTTCTACGGCCTCGGCCTTGTTGACCTTGCCGATGCACGTGCCTCATTTGCCTGCTGAAGGTACTTCGGTAACAGCTTCTTCGTCCTCGGCTCTAGTTGGTGATGGCTTCGTGGTGGCGGCCTCGGCTCGGCGACAAGGGGTAGCGGTTTCCCACGCCTCTCCGCTTGGTACTGGCGCCAATTCGCATGCAGTTCGTGCAGCTTTAATCGAAGAAAATATTGATTTGGCGGTAGAGGACATGGTCGGTGATACGGGCATGTCAATCTCACTAATTCAGAGTGATGGTCTGATGACCACCGTTCGTTCCCCCGGGGTGGAAGCTGATCCACAGCTTTCAGATTTGCGTCGAGTTGAAGTTAAGCCGGGTGACTGTGTCTATATTTCTGGAGTCGACTTGGCTGGGCCCGGCTCTGGGTGGGTGCTTTCCCGATGGGCCGAAGAACTCCCCGAGGGCGTGAAACTGGCCCTGTCTTTGGGGGGAGCAATTGAGGACGTCCCACTCGAACTGCTGCATACGGTATTTTCCAAAACGACTTTGCTCACCATGAACGTGCGACAAGGCAATGTGCTAACTCGTCGTTTTAACGGGGAAGATCCACTAGAAGTATGCCGTCGGCTGTTGCCTCCCGAGGCGGCGATTGTTTGGCGTCGAGGGGCAGAAGGCTCCATTTTCCAAGAACATGCAAATGCTCCCTTGCGGCAAACTCCCGCATTCTTGCGCCCGCGAGTGGATACCACCGGGGTGGGGGATACCCACACTGGCGTGCTTATTGCCAACCTCTTGTTGGGTAAACCCATGGCCGAGGCAGTTTTACGAGCAAATATTGCTGCCGCTATTGCAGTCTCCAAGTTTGGCACGGCGGTATGCCCCG
- the lysX gene encoding bifunctional lysylphosphatidylglycerol synthetase/lysine--tRNA ligase LysX translates to MSRGETQHIPSSSSNTAKLKRETNTVKLKRAVPVIFGRMLYFGAALSLLLFLTPLSELDWVQLVASYANGLGIPITSSLFSAAMIALAASITIRRKAIIWWGLIVYFVLLFVTNISTLWLNPATLTTTEAPATTVEVVLNLVVAFANLVALWLLFWGRSSFTARLVRGAWRGALLTLVGGLAVVSSFGFMGARLFRGGLASADQAARWVVLRLLGNSWSPFPKETLPAGPLLWGETISIAAMLVLIATIVIFLRGSGEPGSTREEDLAVRRFLAEYPEDSLGYYATRTERAIVFAPSGKAAISYAVSGGAAVAASDPLGDPNYWNEAIEAWLDVCFENGWAPGALSVSTKGAQAYRQAGFNVHMMGDEAIIHTDTFDATSSQMRALMQSVRRAHRHGVEIEVRRLDQIPIEEVAQLRQAAAAFRQGEERGFTMSLDRILEAEDARQVVVTARKDDELHCLLTFVPWGRNGLSLNLMRRNRESVNGIVEACVVALIEHGRDTGISRISLNFAMFRQLFVLGEAVNASWWRRLVLAFMRFGSRFWQLESLYESNARYQPEWFPRYLAFRHSSQGASVLLASARLEGFLPSLGLRIPSGRLWEIDDAYLQDLQEIEETSLEEAMARFTLSEQEQGRRTKAELLASRGRDPYPAAQEEMNNGSGLELQTIELLAQTLQPGEVAKQPVLSSGRIRSCRRHGGVVFCDLYHRSEKLQIIFSRDRLSEADWDDLKLLDLGDLVTVAGEPARSRTGQISLAASKWKLNAKCLRPLPAVGTRLEAQTSARFRTLQLLQTPDALDNFYRRCQVLASIRRTLSEAAFTEVETPMLHAVKGGANARPFITRMNAYSTDVYLRIAPELYLKRLLVAGMQAIFEMGRSFRNEGADATHNPEFTSLEAYRVGADYHDMRMLTETLIKRAAVDLYGREICLRPVTDLPAAEVIAQIDGVDLAEFDLSGPWPVIPVLTAISQAVGQEITTETSAEELLRICTAHDLPVPPLPQWGELIGVLYDELVEANTIAPTFYIDFPVSTSPLTRRSRSNPDLAERWDLVAFGMELGTAYTELTDPRDQRLRFTAQSLAAAAGDAEAMSIDEDFLRSLDLGMPPTGGLGLGVDRLVMLLTGTNIRQTLAFPFVRNAN, encoded by the coding sequence ATGAGCCGTGGAGAAACGCAGCACATTCCGTCTAGTAGTTCAAATACGGCCAAGCTCAAACGGGAGACTAATACCGTAAAGCTCAAGCGAGCAGTTCCCGTCATTTTTGGGCGCATGCTCTACTTTGGAGCCGCGTTATCTCTCCTGCTCTTCCTTACTCCACTATCCGAACTGGACTGGGTGCAGCTGGTAGCCAGCTACGCCAATGGGCTCGGTATTCCTATCACTTCCTCGCTGTTTAGTGCGGCCATGATTGCTTTGGCGGCCTCGATTACGATTCGCCGTAAAGCAATAATTTGGTGGGGATTAATCGTTTATTTCGTACTACTATTCGTTACGAATATCAGTACTTTATGGCTTAATCCTGCGACTCTTACCACTACTGAAGCCCCCGCAACCACGGTAGAAGTGGTACTCAATTTAGTTGTCGCATTTGCTAATTTGGTTGCGCTTTGGCTGCTCTTCTGGGGTCGCTCGTCATTTACTGCTCGCTTGGTTCGGGGTGCTTGGCGCGGAGCACTATTAACCTTGGTTGGCGGTCTCGCAGTCGTTTCTTCCTTTGGTTTCATGGGAGCACGACTTTTCCGTGGAGGCCTCGCCTCTGCCGACCAAGCTGCCCGCTGGGTGGTCTTACGACTATTAGGTAACAGCTGGTCTCCATTCCCGAAAGAGACCTTACCGGCCGGTCCTCTGCTTTGGGGCGAGACCATCTCTATCGCGGCAATGCTCGTTTTAATTGCCACCATTGTTATCTTCTTGCGTGGAAGTGGAGAACCTGGCTCAACTAGAGAGGAAGACTTAGCGGTACGTCGCTTCTTGGCCGAATATCCAGAAGACTCTCTTGGTTACTATGCCACGCGTACCGAGCGGGCCATCGTTTTCGCTCCTTCTGGCAAGGCGGCGATTTCATATGCGGTATCTGGGGGAGCTGCCGTTGCGGCCTCGGATCCTCTCGGTGACCCAAACTATTGGAATGAAGCGATTGAAGCCTGGCTCGACGTGTGCTTCGAAAATGGCTGGGCTCCAGGGGCGCTTTCGGTTTCTACCAAGGGCGCACAGGCTTACCGCCAGGCTGGGTTTAATGTTCACATGATGGGCGATGAAGCCATCATTCACACTGATACTTTTGACGCCACGAGCAGTCAAATGCGTGCCCTCATGCAGTCGGTACGTCGAGCCCATCGTCATGGTGTCGAAATCGAGGTGCGTCGCCTCGATCAGATTCCGATTGAAGAAGTTGCCCAGTTGAGGCAGGCTGCCGCAGCTTTCCGCCAGGGTGAAGAACGCGGCTTTACCATGAGCCTAGATCGTATCTTGGAGGCCGAGGACGCCCGTCAAGTGGTGGTTACGGCACGCAAAGACGATGAACTGCATTGTTTGCTAACCTTCGTACCCTGGGGCCGAAATGGCCTTTCCTTAAACTTAATGCGCCGCAACCGCGAATCTGTCAATGGCATCGTGGAAGCCTGCGTCGTGGCCTTGATCGAGCATGGTCGAGACACCGGCATTTCTCGCATTTCTCTCAATTTTGCGATGTTCCGACAGCTTTTCGTCCTCGGCGAGGCAGTAAACGCCTCTTGGTGGCGACGGCTCGTGCTGGCATTTATGCGTTTTGGCTCTCGTTTCTGGCAACTCGAATCGCTTTACGAATCAAATGCGCGTTATCAACCAGAGTGGTTCCCGCGCTATTTAGCTTTCCGCCATTCTTCGCAAGGAGCTAGCGTGTTGCTCGCTTCGGCTCGCCTTGAAGGATTCTTGCCTTCATTGGGCCTGCGGATTCCTTCGGGACGCTTGTGGGAAATTGACGATGCCTATCTCCAAGATTTGCAAGAAATCGAAGAGACTTCGCTAGAAGAAGCGATGGCTCGTTTTACCTTGTCAGAACAAGAACAAGGACGTCGAACGAAAGCAGAACTGTTAGCTAGCCGAGGGCGTGACCCATACCCGGCAGCTCAAGAAGAAATGAACAATGGGTCGGGGCTTGAGCTACAAACTATTGAGCTTTTAGCTCAGACCTTGCAACCTGGGGAAGTTGCGAAGCAACCGGTGCTATCATCCGGCCGGATTCGTTCTTGTCGGCGTCACGGGGGAGTAGTCTTCTGCGACTTGTATCATCGCAGCGAAAAGCTTCAGATCATTTTCTCGCGGGATCGTTTGAGCGAGGCCGATTGGGACGATCTAAAGCTCTTGGATTTAGGCGACCTAGTTACCGTTGCGGGTGAACCGGCACGATCGCGTACTGGACAAATCTCATTAGCCGCTAGCAAATGGAAACTTAACGCCAAATGCTTGCGACCATTGCCAGCAGTGGGGACCCGTCTTGAGGCGCAAACCAGCGCACGCTTTAGAACTCTGCAATTGCTGCAGACGCCAGACGCCCTCGATAACTTCTATCGACGTTGCCAAGTGCTGGCATCTATCCGTCGCACTTTAAGCGAGGCTGCTTTTACCGAGGTCGAAACCCCGATGCTTCACGCGGTCAAAGGTGGTGCGAATGCGCGGCCGTTTATCACCCGAATGAATGCATATTCGACCGATGTCTATTTGCGTATCGCCCCAGAACTTTACCTCAAGCGACTCCTAGTTGCGGGAATGCAGGCGATTTTCGAAATGGGTCGCTCGTTTAGAAACGAAGGAGCCGATGCTACCCATAACCCCGAGTTCACCTCGCTAGAAGCCTATCGGGTGGGTGCAGACTACCACGATATGCGGATGCTGACTGAAACGTTGATTAAACGAGCAGCAGTCGATCTGTATGGTCGGGAAATCTGCTTGCGACCGGTAACTGACCTGCCTGCAGCTGAAGTTATCGCCCAAATTGACGGAGTCGATTTAGCCGAGTTTGACCTATCTGGTCCGTGGCCTGTGATTCCAGTATTGACTGCGATCTCGCAGGCCGTGGGGCAAGAGATCACGACTGAAACTAGCGCTGAAGAACTGCTGCGAATCTGTACGGCCCATGATTTGCCGGTACCGCCGTTACCGCAGTGGGGCGAATTAATCGGTGTACTCTACGATGAACTGGTTGAAGCGAACACCATAGCGCCCACCTTCTATATTGATTTCCCGGTGAGCACCTCGCCATTGACCCGTCGTAGTCGTTCGAATCCAGATTTGGCAGAGCGGTGGGACTTGGTCGCGTTCGGAATGGAACTCGGAACGGCCTATACAGAACTGACTGATCCACGCGATCAGCGACTGCGATTTACCGCGCAATCGTTGGCGGCAGCCGCTGGTGATGCCGAAGCCATGAGTATTGATGAAGACTTCCTGCGCTCGCTAGATTTGGGAATGCCACCCACTGGTGGTTTAGGATTAGGGGTAGATCGGTTAGTTATGTTGCTGACTGGAACCAATATTCGACAGACTTTGGCCTTCCCCTTCGTTAGGAATGCCAACTAA
- a CDS encoding ribonuclease J, translating to MKPLYDNLPEPAPLASNALRVTPLGGLGEVGRNMTVFETEGKLLIVDCGVLFPEENQPGVDLILPDFSAIADRLDDVVGMVLTHGHEDHIGAVPYLLRLRSDIPIYGSELTLAFLEPKLKEHHIENPKLVVVAEGDETVLDPFELEYVAVNHSIPDALAVMIRTDAGTALVTGDFKMDQLPLDGRITDLRSFARLGEEGVDLFLVDSTNAEVPGFTTHEREIGPVLDQVFAASTGQIIVASFASHVHRVQQVINAAVAHGRRVCLIGRSMERNMKIANELEFLQIPDGVLVDTKDVMSLPPEQRVFMATGSQGEPMAALARIAAGSHRFVEVDPGDTVIFASSLIPGNENSVFRVINGLMRLGANVVHQGQKRVHVSGHASAGELLYCYNIVQPDNVMPIHGEIRHLVANGRLAIQTGIAPENVVLAEDGVVVDLVDRQARVVGQVPCDYVYVDGSSIGELSDDELKDRLVLGAEGFVAVHAVVEKTTGTVLAGPTITMRGVAEDESVFEEIQVEVAEALAEAAKPGNVPAKQLQQTMRRVIGRWVARRLRRRPMIVPVVTEV from the coding sequence GTGAAGCCTTTATACGATAATCTGCCAGAACCTGCCCCGCTTGCTTCCAACGCCCTACGCGTCACCCCACTAGGTGGCCTTGGGGAAGTTGGACGTAACATGACTGTTTTCGAAACCGAAGGCAAGCTGTTAATCGTAGACTGTGGGGTGCTTTTCCCCGAGGAAAACCAGCCTGGGGTTGATCTGATCTTGCCAGATTTCTCGGCTATCGCAGATCGCCTAGATGATGTGGTTGGCATGGTCTTGACTCATGGCCACGAAGACCACATTGGGGCGGTGCCTTACTTGCTTCGCCTTCGCTCTGATATTCCGATCTACGGTTCTGAACTCACTCTTGCGTTCCTAGAGCCGAAGCTGAAGGAACATCACATCGAAAATCCTAAGTTGGTAGTAGTGGCCGAGGGCGACGAAACCGTCCTCGACCCATTCGAACTGGAATATGTGGCAGTAAACCATTCCATTCCAGACGCCCTAGCTGTCATGATTCGCACTGACGCGGGCACTGCGCTGGTAACCGGCGACTTTAAGATGGATCAGCTTCCACTCGATGGGCGCATTACCGACTTGCGTTCTTTCGCTCGTTTAGGCGAAGAAGGCGTTGACTTATTCCTCGTCGATTCGACCAATGCGGAAGTACCAGGTTTCACTACCCATGAACGCGAAATTGGTCCAGTACTCGATCAGGTTTTTGCTGCCTCGACCGGCCAGATCATCGTGGCCTCGTTTGCTTCACACGTGCACCGTGTCCAGCAGGTAATTAACGCCGCTGTCGCTCATGGCCGCCGCGTTTGCCTCATTGGCCGTTCCATGGAACGCAATATGAAGATCGCCAACGAACTCGAGTTCTTGCAGATTCCAGATGGCGTTTTGGTTGATACTAAGGATGTCATGTCCTTGCCGCCCGAACAGCGGGTCTTTATGGCGACCGGTTCGCAAGGTGAGCCAATGGCTGCTTTAGCTCGAATCGCTGCTGGCTCTCACCGCTTCGTGGAGGTAGACCCGGGCGATACCGTCATTTTTGCTTCCTCCTTGATCCCTGGCAATGAGAATTCTGTCTTCCGAGTGATTAACGGTTTGATGCGTTTGGGCGCCAACGTAGTACACCAAGGACAGAAGCGAGTACACGTTTCGGGTCACGCCTCTGCCGGCGAATTGCTTTACTGCTACAACATTGTCCAGCCAGATAATGTCATGCCCATCCACGGCGAAATTCGACACTTGGTTGCCAATGGTCGCCTCGCCATTCAAACGGGTATCGCCCCTGAAAATGTGGTGCTAGCCGAGGACGGCGTGGTCGTTGACTTGGTTGACCGCCAAGCTCGCGTCGTTGGCCAGGTGCCTTGCGACTACGTTTATGTTGATGGCTCGTCCATCGGCGAACTCAGTGATGATGAACTGAAGGATCGTTTGGTCCTTGGCGCCGAAGGTTTCGTGGCCGTGCACGCGGTAGTCGAAAAGACTACCGGTACGGTGCTTGCCGGCCCAACCATTACCATGCGTGGGGTGGCCGAGGACGAATCCGTCTTTGAGGAAATCCAGGTAGAAGTGGCCGAAGCGCTAGCGGAAGCAGCCAAGCCAGGCAATGTCCCAGCAAAGCAATTACAGCAAACCATGCGTCGCGTGATCGGACGCTGGGTTGCTCGTCGCCTCCGTCGTCGTCCGATGATCGTCCCGGTAGTTACAGAAGTCTAA
- the dapA gene encoding 4-hydroxy-tetrahydrodipicolinate synthase, with protein MSQKRPFGSLSVAMVTPMHEDGDIDFNSYSKLVEHLIEGGCDALLVSGTTGEAPTTHRPEKRELIRTAVSVAAGRAMVYSGVCTNDTTHAIAMAQDAQEAGAEGMLVCAPYYNRPSQEGLYQHVTKIVASNDLPCMLYDIPGRTGIAFADETLDRLAKIEQIVAVKDATGDPALGTARAERTGLAYYSGDDGLNLSFLANGAVGCVSVVGHVAAPQLRALVDAVDAGELETARQTQAKLRPIINAIMGGGQGAVMAKAAMVETGIIAGNTCRLPLVPASEKELKELREALATL; from the coding sequence ATGAGTCAAAAACGCCCATTTGGATCCCTGTCAGTAGCTATGGTTACCCCCATGCACGAGGACGGGGACATCGATTTCAACAGCTACAGCAAACTAGTCGAACACCTAATCGAAGGTGGTTGTGACGCCCTCCTCGTCTCTGGCACCACTGGGGAAGCCCCCACCACTCACCGTCCAGAAAAACGAGAACTAATTCGCACCGCAGTATCCGTTGCCGCTGGCCGCGCCATGGTTTACTCCGGAGTTTGCACCAACGACACTACCCACGCCATCGCCATGGCTCAGGACGCGCAAGAAGCTGGGGCCGAAGGCATGCTAGTTTGCGCCCCTTACTACAACCGTCCTTCCCAGGAAGGCCTATACCAGCACGTCACCAAGATCGTGGCTTCCAATGACTTGCCCTGCATGCTCTATGACATTCCTGGACGCACCGGGATTGCTTTTGCAGATGAAACCCTTGATCGGCTAGCGAAGATCGAGCAGATTGTGGCAGTAAAGGATGCAACCGGTGATCCCGCCCTCGGAACTGCGCGTGCTGAACGCACCGGCTTGGCCTACTACAGTGGCGACGACGGCTTAAACCTTAGCTTCTTGGCTAATGGGGCAGTCGGCTGTGTTTCCGTAGTCGGTCACGTGGCAGCGCCACAATTGCGAGCTTTGGTTGACGCAGTTGATGCCGGCGAATTGGAAACTGCTCGCCAAACTCAGGCCAAGCTACGCCCGATTATTAACGCCATCATGGGTGGCGGCCAAGGTGCCGTCATGGCTAAGGCGGCAATGGTAGAAACCGGCATTATTGCAGGCAATACTTGTCGTCTACCACTAGTGCCAGCCAGCGAAAAAGAACTCAAAGAACTTCGCGAGGCACTAGCCACCTTATGA
- a CDS encoding GNAT family N-acetyltransferase: protein MSSKNAARLARPKDVEAIAELTREDLQARLTALGLSDFSQLPSEATIAGSWEAAMASPDGETLLVATADNQVVGYAAFSENDGDALVVSFYITQAEQRKGHGSRLLQAVVDHAKLNSQRLGVFISTNDSPRQRFFNSTGFAPTTAGRQGQIAQVTEKEKLWFTQISDN, encoded by the coding sequence ATGAGTAGTAAGAACGCGGCTCGTCTTGCGCGTCCCAAAGATGTTGAAGCTATTGCGGAATTAACTCGTGAGGACCTACAGGCCAGACTCACCGCCCTCGGTCTAAGTGACTTTTCACAGTTACCCTCTGAGGCCACGATCGCTGGTAGTTGGGAAGCTGCCATGGCCTCACCAGATGGGGAAACCTTGCTAGTCGCGACCGCCGATAATCAGGTGGTTGGCTATGCTGCCTTTAGCGAAAATGACGGTGACGCGCTGGTGGTATCGTTCTATATCACCCAAGCGGAGCAGCGCAAAGGTCACGGCTCACGACTACTACAAGCAGTAGTGGACCATGCCAAACTCAACAGTCAACGGCTCGGAGTATTTATTTCCACCAATGATAGTCCGCGCCAAAGATTCTTTAACTCGACAGGTTTTGCCCCCACCACCGCTGGTCGGCAAGGACAAATTGCCCAAGTCACCGAGAAAGAAAAACTTTGGTTCACCCAAATTTCAGATAATTAG
- the dapB gene encoding 4-hydroxy-tetrahydrodipicolinate reductase has protein sequence MKKIAVIGAEGRMGSQVVRAVNAADDLELVAELDRNDDLTAETLNGAEVAIDFTNPQVSQAHVLACAMAGCDVIVGTSGWSEADTKFVLPALEKTRALIVPNFAISAVLAMRFAAEAARYFESAEVIEMHHPDKLDAPSGTAAHTAQVISEARKEAGLGDSPDATEYDEDGARGAKLHGVHVHAVRARGYMASEEIIFGNAGETLIVRTDTTDRACYMPGVVLAARNIHRLSTGLHIGLDTVMDLPNE, from the coding sequence ATGAAAAAGATTGCTGTTATCGGAGCCGAAGGTCGCATGGGCTCCCAAGTTGTTCGCGCCGTTAACGCCGCAGACGACCTCGAACTCGTGGCCGAACTAGATCGCAATGATGATCTCACCGCAGAAACCCTTAACGGGGCCGAGGTCGCCATCGACTTCACCAACCCGCAAGTAAGCCAAGCGCATGTTCTAGCCTGTGCCATGGCCGGCTGTGACGTCATTGTGGGAACTTCGGGTTGGAGCGAAGCTGACACCAAGTTTGTCCTCCCCGCACTTGAAAAGACTCGCGCCCTAATCGTCCCCAACTTTGCAATTAGCGCCGTTTTGGCCATGCGTTTTGCTGCCGAGGCCGCCCGCTACTTCGAGTCCGCCGAAGTAATCGAAATGCACCACCCAGACAAACTCGATGCCCCCTCGGGAACCGCGGCCCACACGGCACAAGTGATTTCCGAGGCGCGAAAAGAGGCTGGATTAGGTGACTCACCAGATGCCACCGAATATGACGAAGACGGAGCCCGCGGCGCCAAACTGCACGGCGTACACGTTCACGCGGTACGTGCCCGCGGCTATATGGCCAGCGAAGAAATCATTTTTGGTAACGCCGGTGAAACCTTGATCGTGCGCACTGACACCACAGATCGGGCGTGCTATATGCCTGGCGTAGTGCTTGCTGCCCGCAATATTCACCGTCTCTCGACAGGCCTGCACATTGGGCTCGACACCGTGATGGATTTGCCGAATGAGTAG
- a CDS encoding M16 family metallopeptidase: MTSKQTHFIDLPALPANDPAAFVQLDEDGSTITRSVLPGGVRVISQQVPATRSVAIGLWLPVGSRDETDGHYGSTHFLEHLLFKGTKTRTALQIASAFDQVGGQTNAATSKDYTNYHARVLAEDLPMAIEILIDQVTSSILDADQMKLERGVILEELAAAEDDPTDILFERYSAIAYAGSPLARPVGGTKDTVNAVTREAIWEHYQRTYQSPNLIVSVAGAVEHEQLVKLVGEALAKGGWDTTSLVAPNPPRPVGAIPDLVAARDHFTKTVEQAQIAVGTRSLALADERKPTMMVLASILGSGMSSRLFQEIREKRGLAYTTFAFDHSYTEAGSFGMYAGTKAENLGSVETLMLQEWEKLATEGPTQEEIDRIVGQSRGALALGMEDNYARMYRLGRSEVSLGHLERLSDQLERISQVTVDGVKDLAAELYARPRLVATVSSQPIAD, encoded by the coding sequence GTGACTAGCAAGCAAACTCATTTCATCGATTTACCCGCACTACCCGCCAACGACCCTGCCGCCTTTGTGCAGTTGGACGAGGACGGTTCGACTATTACTCGTTCAGTCCTCCCCGGAGGCGTGCGAGTCATTAGTCAACAAGTTCCCGCTACCCGATCGGTTGCAATCGGGCTTTGGCTTCCAGTCGGTTCGCGTGACGAAACCGATGGGCATTACGGTTCCACTCACTTCTTGGAGCACCTGCTTTTTAAAGGAACCAAAACTCGCACGGCCCTTCAAATTGCTAGCGCCTTTGACCAAGTTGGAGGACAAACTAACGCCGCCACTTCCAAGGACTACACCAACTATCATGCGCGCGTGCTGGCCGAGGATCTTCCTATGGCCATCGAAATTCTGATCGATCAGGTCACCTCCTCGATCCTCGATGCAGACCAGATGAAACTCGAACGTGGCGTTATTTTAGAAGAACTTGCTGCGGCAGAAGATGATCCGACCGATATCCTTTTCGAGCGATATTCGGCAATTGCCTATGCTGGCTCGCCTTTGGCGCGACCAGTTGGTGGCACTAAAGACACCGTAAACGCGGTAACCCGCGAGGCCATCTGGGAACACTACCAGCGTACCTACCAGTCCCCGAACCTAATCGTGTCAGTCGCTGGCGCAGTCGAACACGAACAACTAGTCAAACTAGTAGGGGAGGCTCTTGCTAAGGGTGGCTGGGATACCACCAGCCTCGTCGCTCCCAACCCACCACGCCCAGTCGGAGCCATCCCTGACCTAGTCGCCGCCCGCGACCACTTCACCAAAACCGTGGAACAGGCCCAAATCGCGGTCGGCACCCGCTCTTTGGCCCTCGCCGATGAACGTAAACCCACCATGATGGTGCTCGCGTCCATCCTCGGCTCAGGCATGTCCTCGCGACTGTTCCAAGAAATCCGGGAAAAGCGCGGTTTGGCATACACCACTTTCGCTTTTGACCACTCCTACACTGAGGCCGGCAGCTTCGGCATGTATGCCGGAACCAAGGCAGAAAACCTGGGCAGTGTCGAAACACTTATGCTGCAAGAATGGGAAAAGCTCGCCACTGAAGGCCCCACCCAAGAAGAAATCGATCGTATCGTCGGCCAATCCCGTGGAGCGCTCGCCCTCGGCATGGAAGACAACTACGCCCGCATGTACCGACTTGGACGCTCCGAAGTTTCCCTGGGACACCTAGAACGACTAAGCGATCAACTCGAGAGAATCAGCCAAGTCACCGTCGATGGGGTGAAAGATCTAGCTGCCGAGCTATACGCTAGGCCACGGCTCGTGGCTACCGTTAGCTCTCAACCAATCGCCGACTAA
- the rbfA gene encoding 30S ribosome-binding factor RbfA, which yields MADAARARKVADRIQQTVAQMLERRIKDPRLGFVTITDVRVTGDLQNATIFYTVFGDEKARKDSAAALASAKGMIRSQVGKALGIRLTPHLEFQLDALPETAASLEEKLAQAKAHDEQVAALAAEAQPAGEANPYRSALSEDGVDEDELVGFQGFDDDEL from the coding sequence ATGGCTGACGCTGCCCGCGCTCGTAAAGTAGCTGATCGAATTCAGCAGACTGTGGCCCAAATGCTAGAACGACGAATTAAGGATCCACGTCTTGGTTTCGTGACGATTACTGATGTTCGTGTCACTGGCGATCTGCAGAATGCCACCATTTTCTACACTGTTTTTGGCGATGAAAAAGCCCGTAAGGATAGTGCCGCTGCTTTGGCTTCAGCTAAGGGCATGATTCGTTCCCAGGTGGGAAAGGCACTTGGCATTCGCCTCACTCCCCACTTGGAATTCCAGCTGGATGCCCTGCCTGAAACTGCCGCTTCGCTAGAGGAAAAATTGGCTCAGGCTAAGGCACATGATGAACAGGTAGCGGCTTTGGCTGCCGAGGCCCAGCCAGCAGGTGAAGCTAATCCGTATCGTTCTGCTCTTTCGGAAGACGGAGTAGACGAAGACGAGCTAGTTGGTTTCCAGGGTTTCGATGACGACGAACTCTAA